Proteins from one Leptonema illini DSM 21528 genomic window:
- a CDS encoding AAA family ATPase produces the protein MSVPIRSSKAAMMKKFIVKNFGPIKRAEIEFGDLTLLVGPQASGKSSLLQLLKLAIDRDYIRKVLEQYTFVWNKDPTYNLDYYFGEGMNALWNEKTDVQIDSTKFVLSKMAPVKNDQYKNAVEKLFYIPAQRILSVEDGRPKFFSEFDTTVPFVLRYFSDSLRQLIQGFSAEEDMIFPVSRRLKDPLRQSFSKSIFHNATIKLDARSGQKRFRLRMKNMDIPFMTWSAGQKEFMPLLLGFYWLCPPTKAKRDRLEYVVIEEPEMGLHPSAIQSVMLQIVDLIDRGYKVIVSTHSPILLDFAWFFQQMKNEKRAVDSYAALFQVPSAHLKPYASFFNNGTVNSYFFKEGSSGIEVKDISSLADYDDPDIREWGNVSSFASRAVELVAERKANG, from the coding sequence ATGAGCGTCCCCATCCGGTCCTCTAAGGCAGCAATGATGAAGAAATTTATCGTAAAGAACTTTGGGCCGATCAAGCGCGCAGAGATCGAATTCGGAGACCTGACTCTTCTTGTGGGCCCGCAGGCCAGCGGAAAGAGTAGTCTGCTTCAGCTGCTCAAGCTCGCCATCGATAGAGATTATATTCGTAAGGTCCTGGAGCAGTATACGTTTGTCTGGAATAAAGACCCAACCTATAATCTGGACTACTACTTCGGCGAAGGCATGAATGCCCTCTGGAATGAAAAGACCGATGTTCAGATCGACTCTACAAAGTTCGTCCTTTCGAAAATGGCGCCGGTAAAGAACGATCAGTATAAAAACGCAGTCGAAAAGCTATTCTATATTCCGGCACAGAGAATTCTCAGTGTAGAGGATGGTCGCCCGAAATTTTTCAGCGAGTTCGATACAACGGTTCCGTTTGTTCTGCGATACTTCAGTGACAGCCTCCGGCAACTGATTCAGGGGTTTTCGGCCGAAGAAGACATGATTTTTCCTGTGAGCCGTCGTCTGAAAGACCCGCTCCGCCAATCTTTCTCAAAGAGTATCTTCCATAATGCGACTATCAAGCTTGATGCAAGATCGGGGCAAAAAAGATTCCGGCTAAGAATGAAGAATATGGATATTCCCTTTATGACCTGGAGCGCCGGTCAAAAGGAATTTATGCCGTTGCTGCTCGGCTTCTACTGGCTGTGCCCGCCGACGAAAGCGAAAAGAGATAGACTTGAGTATGTAGTAATCGAAGAGCCTGAGATGGGGCTTCATCCCAGTGCGATTCAATCCGTGATGTTGCAGATTGTCGATTTAATCGACAGGGGCTACAAGGTCATCGTTTCGACTCATTCGCCCATCCTCCTTGATTTTGCCTGGTTCTTTCAACAGATGAAAAATGAAAAGAGGGCGGTGGATTCCTATGCGGCCCTCTTTCAGGTTCCTTCAGCGCATCTGAAGCCATACGCGAGTTTCTTCAACAATGGAACAGTTAACTCTTACTTCTTCAAAGAAGGCAGCTCTGGCATTGAAGTAAAGGACATCTCTTCTCTTGCTGATTATGATGACCCTGATATTCGAGAATGGGGAAATGTCTCTTCCTTCGCCTCCCGTGCCGTAGAACTTGTGGCGGAGAGAAAAGCGAATGGTTAA
- a CDS encoding helicase HerA-like domain-containing protein, which translates to MAKKASSDFAERIKKSYTFSGESVTVGLAMLDGKPVDGALVHLPLRTLNRHGLIAGATGTGKTKSLQALAGALSRSGVPCLLMDIKGDLSGLGAAGETSDGVKKRADLMGLAFKGEAYPVEFLTLSGEKGARLRATVSEFGPVLLGKILELNDAQQSLLAVIMKFCDDQGLLLLDLKDFKKALNFVMNEGKAEFEAEYGKVSTASAGTILRKIVALEEQGADMFFGERSFDVDDLMRLDDNGRGVLSVVRLTDMQNRPVLFSTFMLQLLAEVFEKFPEEGDVERPKLVLFIDEAHLLFNEASKTLVDQVETVIKLIRSRGVGVIFCTQSPDDIPAAVLSQLGMKIQHALRAFTAKDRKAVKTASENFPLSDDYEIDRLITELGIGEALVTCLDEKGRPTPLVHTMMAPPLSRMDVLSDNEIDAIVKQSKLAKKYNEVVDRQSAYEILSKKVEEVEAVQPKSTRSKTAKPEPTVLEKVIESKMARDVGRTVVRELTRGVLGVFGIGGRRRR; encoded by the coding sequence ATGGCAAAAAAAGCATCCTCCGATTTCGCGGAGCGCATTAAGAAATCCTATACCTTCTCGGGCGAGAGCGTTACCGTCGGCCTCGCCATGCTCGACGGTAAACCCGTCGACGGCGCACTTGTGCATCTTCCCTTACGTACGCTCAACCGCCACGGACTCATCGCCGGCGCAACAGGAACCGGTAAAACGAAAAGCCTGCAGGCCCTTGCCGGCGCACTTTCGCGCTCGGGCGTGCCCTGTCTGTTGATGGACATTAAAGGCGACCTGTCAGGCCTTGGCGCCGCCGGCGAGACCTCGGACGGCGTAAAGAAGCGGGCCGATCTGATGGGCCTCGCGTTTAAGGGGGAGGCCTATCCCGTCGAGTTTCTAACGCTTTCCGGTGAGAAGGGCGCCCGTCTTCGCGCCACCGTGTCGGAGTTCGGGCCCGTTCTTCTCGGCAAGATCCTCGAACTGAACGACGCACAGCAGTCGCTGCTTGCCGTCATCATGAAGTTCTGCGACGATCAGGGGCTTCTGCTTCTTGATCTGAAAGACTTCAAGAAGGCGCTTAACTTTGTCATGAACGAAGGCAAGGCGGAATTTGAGGCCGAATACGGTAAGGTCTCGACCGCATCGGCCGGCACCATCTTGCGCAAGATCGTCGCCCTTGAAGAGCAGGGCGCCGACATGTTCTTTGGCGAACGATCCTTCGACGTCGACGATCTCATGCGTCTGGACGATAACGGCCGCGGCGTTCTTTCTGTGGTGCGTTTAACCGACATGCAGAATCGTCCGGTGCTTTTCAGTACGTTTATGCTGCAGCTGCTCGCCGAAGTCTTCGAGAAGTTTCCCGAAGAAGGCGACGTCGAGCGTCCGAAGCTTGTGCTTTTTATCGACGAGGCGCATCTGCTTTTCAACGAAGCGAGCAAAACGCTCGTCGATCAGGTCGAAACCGTCATCAAGCTCATTCGCTCACGCGGAGTGGGCGTCATCTTCTGCACGCAGAGCCCCGACGATATTCCCGCCGCCGTGCTTTCCCAGCTGGGCATGAAGATCCAGCATGCGCTGCGCGCCTTCACCGCAAAGGACCGCAAGGCCGTCAAAACGGCCTCCGAGAACTTTCCGCTAAGCGACGACTACGAGATCGATCGCCTGATCACCGAACTCGGTATCGGCGAGGCCCTCGTCACCTGCCTCGATGAAAAGGGACGCCCGACTCCGCTTGTGCATACGATGATGGCCCCTCCGCTCTCGCGCATGGACGTGCTTTCGGATAACGAAATCGACGCTATCGTGAAGCAGTCGAAGCTTGCGAAGAAGTATAACGAGGTCGTCGATCGCCAGAGCGCCTACGAGATCCTTTCAAAGAAGGTGGAAGAGGTGGAGGCCGTGCAGCCGAAGTCCACTCGCAGCAAAACGGCAAAACCCGAGCCGACCGTGCTTGAGAAGGTCATTGAAAGCAAGATGGCCCGTGACGTCGGCCGCACGGTCGTGCGCGAACTGACGCGTGGCGTGCTGGGTGTGTTCGGGATCGGGGGACGGAGGAGAAGATAG
- a CDS encoding polyphenol oxidase family protein encodes MLADTTLNQITPELRHRQGRVEAAVFGKRALEPLAAIEDATERKHEEKRVLSHYFDLPVDRIIMLDQVHGFDCVRVGAVDLPSRPLLYAKADATMTTEKDVLLVIRTADCLPVFFHTEGTSGDVLIGALHAGWRGLTRGIVSHVTSMAYHTIDRAMRMKLDMSEPLHIFPGPYIPGSAYEVGPEVACHFPLTHPQQGGKSLLDLYNNARWLFGESLKGKNVQYEDPFGVVADNEGLRDRFFSHRRGDTGRNLNVIRITEAAHG; translated from the coding sequence ATGTTAGCAGATACAACGTTAAATCAGATCACGCCCGAGCTGCGCCACAGACAGGGACGCGTCGAGGCCGCCGTTTTTGGCAAGCGCGCCCTTGAACCGCTGGCCGCTATCGAAGACGCCACCGAACGCAAACACGAAGAGAAGCGCGTTCTCTCGCATTATTTCGATCTTCCCGTCGATCGCATCATCATGCTCGATCAGGTGCATGGCTTTGACTGTGTACGCGTCGGCGCCGTCGATCTTCCTTCGAGACCGCTTCTTTACGCGAAGGCCGACGCTACGATGACGACCGAAAAAGACGTGCTTCTTGTGATCCGCACGGCCGACTGTCTTCCTGTCTTCTTCCATACAGAAGGCACGTCGGGCGATGTGCTGATCGGCGCTCTGCATGCCGGATGGCGCGGCCTGACGCGCGGCATCGTCTCGCATGTTACGTCGATGGCCTATCATACGATCGATCGTGCTATGCGCATGAAGCTTGATATGTCAGAGCCGCTGCATATCTTTCCGGGGCCGTATATTCCGGGTTCGGCCTACGAGGTCGGTCCCGAGGTCGCATGCCACTTTCCGCTCACGCATCCTCAGCAGGGGGGCAAGTCGCTGCTCGATCTGTATAACAACGCACGCTGGCTGTTTGGCGAATCTCTTAAAGGAAAGAACGTCCAATACGAAGATCCGTTCGGCGTCGTCGCCGATAACGAAGGCCTGCGCGATCGCTTCTTCTCCCATCGCCGCGGCGATACGGGCCGTAATCTGAATGTGATTCGCATCACGGAGGCCGCACATGGCTGA
- a CDS encoding phosphoribosylanthranilate isomerase gives MALIKICGNVRHEDAMLVASFNPDFMGWIFSPFSKRRLDRSRAARMIRSVRSRHPGIRHVGVFAGNSVLSILALGRYLAEHEASLDFLQVTEGTGFIHRLRDLQRGENIPAAPVIPVLRPTQRIDDLDFVKTSPSPLWVLDRFDPVAKGGTGQQIDTSLFAPVRYPFLVAGGINAKNARDILKQSGAAGIDLSSGVESAPGEKDPQKLEDLFRNMRES, from the coding sequence ATGGCTCTGATCAAGATCTGCGGAAACGTGCGCCATGAAGATGCAATGCTTGTCGCTTCGTTCAATCCTGACTTCATGGGATGGATTTTTTCGCCGTTCAGCAAACGCCGGCTTGATCGTTCCCGGGCCGCCCGCATGATCCGATCCGTTCGCTCGCGACATCCGGGCATTCGCCATGTGGGCGTCTTTGCCGGGAACTCCGTGCTGTCGATCCTTGCTCTTGGCCGCTATCTTGCCGAACATGAGGCCTCTCTCGATTTCTTGCAGGTGACCGAGGGTACGGGCTTCATTCATCGCCTTCGTGATTTACAGAGGGGCGAAAATATTCCCGCCGCGCCTGTGATTCCCGTTCTGCGCCCGACACAGCGCATCGACGATCTGGATTTTGTGAAGACATCGCCCTCGCCGCTCTGGGTGCTCGACCGCTTTGATCCCGTTGCAAAAGGCGGAACAGGCCAGCAGATCGACACCTCTCTTTTCGCGCCGGTGCGTTATCCGTTTCTTGTTGCAGGCGGCATTAACGCGAAGAATGCGCGCGACATCTTGAAGCAAAGCGGAGCGGCCGGCATTGATCTCAGTTCTGGAGTCGAGTCCGCTCCTGGCGAAAAAGATCCTCAAAAACTGGAAGATCTGTTTCGAAACATGCGCGAAAGCTGA
- a CDS encoding metallophosphoesterase, which produces MMKTIRYICMSDLHFGAGSSLFTSMKPPTQDEKTGRLTARRGSRILRQFARSLRLLAKKHSRPGKRPTLVLNGDILELALADLDDALTVFEDFLVALFPKGETPLFDTEILYLPGNHDHHMWELSREEEYIRRRKKNAPPFHTVSADRADGLRSPLLEETLRRVRSDLKVRVSYPNLALSADERTVVIHHGHFTERIYYQISQMRNLIFPGRTAPQTLEEIESENFAWIDFFWSTLGRSGPAGKDLELIYNKLHDPTQTEKMLHRFAIQVSAKNHPPSLWDTIRGTFVYIVIRAATRRILDTEIHQGKEPLNESSRKLMQWYLSVPVKHQIGDVKRLGFLFGHTHKPFSENVSLEDGASVDVYNSGGWVVETPDVIESHGGNLLLLDEKLACYPLHVFNEGEFTPDAMLPEGDRLKAMIVNGIRRRRMRLIRRIQSEGTMYEKVLLMTKGNEWKKHLGSGLASGPKKKKRKKTQKPRKSRSNS; this is translated from the coding sequence ATGATGAAAACCATACGTTATATCTGTATGTCTGATCTGCACTTCGGCGCAGGCTCGTCGCTTTTTACGTCGATGAAGCCGCCGACGCAGGATGAGAAGACCGGGCGGCTAACTGCTCGCCGCGGATCACGAATCCTCAGGCAGTTCGCCCGATCGCTGCGGCTGCTTGCGAAAAAGCACAGCCGTCCCGGCAAACGGCCGACGCTCGTTTTAAACGGCGATATTCTCGAACTGGCACTTGCCGATCTGGACGACGCCCTCACCGTCTTCGAAGATTTTCTCGTCGCCCTCTTCCCGAAAGGCGAAACGCCGCTCTTTGACACCGAAATCCTCTATTTACCGGGTAACCACGATCATCATATGTGGGAGCTCAGTCGCGAAGAGGAATACATTCGCCGTCGCAAGAAAAACGCCCCGCCCTTTCACACCGTCTCTGCCGATCGCGCCGACGGCCTGCGATCGCCGCTTCTTGAAGAGACGCTGCGTCGCGTGAGATCCGATCTGAAAGTGCGCGTCAGTTATCCGAACCTGGCGCTGAGCGCAGACGAACGCACCGTCGTCATTCACCACGGGCACTTCACCGAGCGCATCTACTATCAGATCTCGCAGATGCGCAATCTGATCTTTCCGGGACGCACCGCCCCGCAGACGCTTGAAGAGATCGAATCCGAAAACTTCGCCTGGATCGATTTCTTCTGGTCTACGCTCGGGCGATCGGGGCCGGCCGGCAAGGATCTTGAGCTGATCTACAATAAGCTGCATGATCCGACGCAGACAGAGAAGATGCTGCATCGCTTCGCCATTCAGGTGTCGGCAAAGAATCACCCGCCTTCTCTCTGGGATACCATTCGCGGAACTTTCGTTTACATCGTCATTCGGGCAGCGACGCGACGTATCCTTGACACCGAGATCCATCAGGGCAAGGAGCCGCTCAACGAGTCTTCCCGTAAACTGATGCAGTGGTATCTGAGCGTTCCGGTGAAGCATCAGATCGGCGACGTGAAGCGGCTCGGCTTTCTCTTCGGGCATACGCACAAGCCTTTCAGCGAAAATGTAAGCCTCGAAGACGGGGCAAGCGTCGATGTGTATAACTCCGGAGGATGGGTCGTCGAAACGCCCGACGTCATCGAGTCGCATGGCGGAAATCTGCTTTTGCTCGACGAGAAGCTTGCATGCTATCCGCTTCACGTCTTCAACGAAGGAGAGTTTACGCCCGATGCGATGCTGCCAGAAGGCGACCGCCTGAAGGCCATGATCGTCAACGGCATCCGACGACGGCGTATGAGACTGATACGACGTATACAGTCCGAGGGCACGATGTACGAGAAGGTCCTGCTCATGACGAAGGGCAATGAATGGAAGAAGCATCTCGGCAGCGGCCTCGCCTCGGGCCCGAAAAAGAAGAAACGCAAGAAGACCCAGAAACCTCGTAAGAGCAGGAGTAACTCATAA
- a CDS encoding alpha/beta hydrolase, translating to MIPQFTFVGVKDAQTTYHPFSTEDGLGLHLMRFKRKPSKDVILLSHGLTTSTDMFVMPEHENLVNFLHDNGFGDVWSLDWRGSMRHSYNLFPHRYTLDDVARYDIPAAIKTIRKEIGPDARIHAIVHCVGSITFFMSLLGGYTDGISSVITNSVSTVLNVHPWSRMKLRFAPFLIESVLRLPHVNPKAASLPGIAAGKFLAKTISLFHRECDVPECHMLSMMWGTGWPACYMHEKMDEETHKRVGDLFGATSLNYHRHIRKIVANGFLRPAQDGQRSLYRDGLSRLNMPILFMTGTENRIFLDSNVAAHEMLSQQSSGAGRARELFLAEGYGHQDTLMGKDVHKDVFPRFLEFLKRNTR from the coding sequence ATGATCCCTCAATTCACATTCGTCGGCGTTAAAGACGCACAGACGACATATCATCCTTTTTCGACTGAGGACGGACTCGGCCTGCATCTGATGCGCTTCAAGCGCAAGCCGTCGAAAGACGTCATTCTGCTTTCACACGGCCTGACGACCTCGACCGACATGTTCGTCATGCCCGAGCACGAGAACCTTGTGAACTTTCTGCATGACAACGGATTCGGCGACGTCTGGTCTCTGGACTGGCGAGGAAGCATGCGTCACAGCTATAACCTCTTTCCGCATCGCTATACGCTCGACGACGTGGCGCGATACGACATTCCCGCGGCGATCAAGACTATCCGCAAAGAGATCGGGCCCGATGCGCGCATCCACGCCATCGTACACTGCGTGGGCTCGATTACGTTTTTCATGTCGCTGCTCGGTGGTTATACAGACGGCATATCTTCGGTGATCACGAACAGCGTATCGACGGTGCTGAACGTGCATCCCTGGTCGCGCATGAAACTGCGCTTCGCCCCGTTCCTGATCGAATCGGTGTTGCGTCTTCCGCATGTGAATCCGAAAGCGGCATCGCTTCCGGGCATTGCCGCTGGCAAATTTCTGGCAAAAACGATCAGCCTCTTTCATCGCGAATGCGATGTGCCCGAATGCCATATGCTCAGCATGATGTGGGGGACCGGATGGCCGGCCTGCTACATGCACGAAAAGATGGATGAAGAGACGCATAAGCGCGTGGGCGATCTTTTCGGCGCCACGTCGCTGAACTATCACAGGCACATCAGAAAGATCGTAGCAAACGGATTTCTGCGTCCGGCACAAGACGGACAGCGCTCGTTATACAGAGACGGCCTCAGCCGATTGAACATGCCCATACTCTTTATGACGGGAACAGAGAATCGCATCTTTCTCGATTCCAATGTCGCCGCCCACGAAATGCTAAGCCAGCAGAGCTCGGGCGCAGGCCGCGCGAGAGAGCTTTTTCTCGCCGAAGGATATGGACATCAGGATACGCTGATGGGTAAAGACGTGCATAAAGACGTCTTTCCGCGTTTCCTTGAGTTCTTGAAGCGCAACACACGGTAA
- a CDS encoding GMC oxidoreductase gives MSFDFDVIVIGSGFGGSVMTLRLAEKGHRVCLLERGRRYGMHEFPRRMNEFREGVFWDPEDAKYGFMEFDAYPKSDAFSVRASGLGGGSLIYANVLYRMPADFFAGWPSGITRTELDPYYDRVEHTMEASPYPFETDPYYRDTPKAHWMKQVSAKLADASDTLVPHQFHFPKLAVRFEGDFPGHQTVNSHGVIQSKCNKCGECDIGCNIHAKNTLDLNYIARACNQSLLGPKGKAAEVRTLADVESIVPANGGYTITYVNPVSRGEQTTISARRVIVSAGSIGSTTLLLKMRKYGKLTQLSPALGKGWCGNGDLEGTALKTDHDIVPTNGPVITTAIEYRFQPYPDGFAHGMVIQDAGFPSFISWFVIGRFASASAFMRVIKFMVRGVVRVFNRLLSLTGLHRFRREINIGDDIAYFIDRDDFVRKSHLLLGMGRDRNDGHIELTDDDQPLIRWRMKNSKLHYDRVRREMRKIADGLGGTFLDNPLTYMNKMIAVHPLGGCPMSDSADTGVVDGNGEAYGHPGLYVVDASILPTSVGPNPSLTIAAMAERIADRFPSP, from the coding sequence ATGTCTTTTGATTTTGATGTGATCGTAATAGGCTCGGGATTCGGAGGCTCGGTGATGACGCTGCGCCTTGCCGAAAAAGGCCATCGCGTATGCTTGCTCGAGCGGGGTCGCCGTTATGGCATGCATGAGTTTCCGCGCCGCATGAACGAGTTTCGCGAAGGCGTCTTCTGGGACCCCGAAGACGCCAAATACGGTTTTATGGAATTCGACGCTTATCCGAAATCGGACGCCTTCTCGGTGCGCGCCAGCGGTCTTGGAGGCGGGTCTCTCATCTATGCAAACGTCCTTTACAGAATGCCTGCCGATTTCTTCGCCGGCTGGCCGTCGGGCATCACGCGCACCGAGCTTGATCCGTATTATGATCGTGTAGAGCATACGATGGAGGCATCGCCCTATCCTTTCGAAACCGACCCTTATTATAGAGATACTCCGAAGGCGCACTGGATGAAGCAGGTTTCGGCGAAGCTTGCCGACGCCTCAGATACTCTTGTGCCGCATCAGTTTCATTTTCCAAAGCTGGCCGTGCGCTTCGAGGGGGATTTTCCAGGACATCAGACTGTGAACTCACACGGTGTGATCCAGTCAAAATGCAACAAATGCGGCGAATGCGACATTGGTTGCAACATACATGCGAAGAACACGCTCGATCTGAATTATATCGCCCGGGCCTGCAACCAGTCGCTACTCGGTCCGAAGGGCAAGGCCGCTGAGGTGCGCACGCTGGCCGACGTTGAAAGCATCGTGCCCGCCAATGGGGGTTATACAATCACCTATGTGAATCCCGTCAGCAGGGGCGAACAGACGACGATTTCGGCGCGCAGAGTCATCGTATCGGCCGGTTCTATCGGTTCAACGACGCTTCTTCTGAAGATGCGAAAGTACGGCAAGCTGACGCAGCTCAGCCCCGCTCTCGGCAAAGGCTGGTGCGGCAACGGCGATCTTGAAGGCACGGCCCTCAAAACCGATCACGACATCGTCCCCACAAACGGACCCGTGATCACGACGGCCATCGAGTACCGTTTCCAGCCGTATCCTGACGGATTCGCCCATGGCATGGTTATCCAGGACGCCGGATTCCCTTCTTTCATCTCCTGGTTCGTCATCGGTCGTTTCGCCTCAGCAAGCGCCTTCATGCGTGTGATCAAGTTTATGGTGCGCGGAGTCGTGCGCGTTTTCAACAGGCTATTGTCGCTCACCGGGCTTCATCGGTTCCGACGCGAGATCAACATCGGCGACGATATCGCCTATTTCATCGACCGGGACGACTTCGTGCGAAAATCGCATCTGCTTCTCGGCATGGGAAGGGACCGCAACGACGGACACATCGAACTGACCGACGATGATCAGCCGCTGATCCGCTGGAGGATGAAGAACAGCAAACTGCACTATGACAGAGTTCGACGCGAGATGCGTAAGATCGCCGACGGGCTGGGCGGCACCTTCCTTGACAATCCGCTCACGTATATGAATAAGATGATCGCCGTGCATCCGCTTGGCGGCTGTCCGATGTCGGATTCGGCCGATACGGGAGTGGTGGACGGGAACGGCGAGGCTTACGGCCACCCGGGGCTTTACGTCGTCGATGCAAGCATCCTGCCAACGTCGGTCGGGCCTAACCCCTCGCTTACGATTGCGGCGATGGCCGAACGTATCGCCGACCGTTTCCCGTCGCCATAA
- the phoU gene encoding phosphate signaling complex protein PhoU, producing MNKKHLDELKEQISLMARRAESIFDKALEVLRDAHHDRFQDVLLMDRDLNKMEMELDQSCIRLLALKDPFAVDLRFILSVMKSVRDLERIGDESKTIAKWSVKLPADFMSSDLSHLIDNARKALQLAIQALLHDDEAAANECLQVEEYVDEYEDRVLLTDPALPLGLITRSLERIGDLSSNISENVIYYLEAKDIRHQEEQQQQ from the coding sequence ATGAACAAAAAGCATCTTGATGAATTGAAAGAGCAGATCTCCCTCATGGCGCGCCGTGCTGAGAGCATTTTCGATAAGGCACTGGAGGTGCTGCGCGATGCGCACCACGATCGTTTTCAGGACGTTCTGCTCATGGACAGAGATCTGAACAAGATGGAAATGGAACTCGATCAATCCTGCATCCGCCTGCTTGCTCTGAAAGATCCCTTCGCCGTCGATCTGCGTTTCATCCTGTCGGTCATGAAATCCGTGCGCGACCTGGAGCGCATCGGCGACGAATCCAAGACCATCGCCAAATGGAGCGTGAAGCTGCCCGCCGATTTCATGTCATCTGACCTGAGCCATCTCATCGACAATGCGCGTAAGGCCCTTCAGCTTGCCATCCAGGCCCTGCTTCATGATGATGAGGCGGCGGCTAACGAATGCCTTCAGGTTGAAGAGTATGTCGACGAATACGAGGACCGCGTGCTGCTCACCGATCCGGCTCTGCCTCTCGGCCTGATCACGCGTTCTCTGGAGCGTATCGGTGATCTGTCGTCCAATATCTCAGAGAACGTCATCTACTATCTGGAGGCGAAAGACATACGCCACCAGGAAGAGCAGCAGCAACAGTAA
- a CDS encoding PstS family phosphate ABC transporter substrate-binding protein, which produces MTMTKERLSVVGSVLLFAATISCGGEKKVISIDGSSTVYPITQAVAEEFQKANKNINVTVGISGTGGGFKKFCVGETHISDASRPIKKSEIEKCEEKKIEYIELPVAYDGLSIVVAKENDFVQDITVDELKKAFGDANVKTWKDIRASWPAEPLKVYSPGQDSGTFDYFAEVILGKDVKVRGDAVFSEDDNVLVKGVSGDKGAVGFFGVAYYEENQATLRAVPVVNPKSKKAELPTLENVMSGAYAPLSRPIFIYVAKTASEKEEIKNFINFYFDNAPTLVKQVGYIPLKPEEYTLLKTYFDSGKVGSPAADTHGGQLEILNLYK; this is translated from the coding sequence ATGACTATGACGAAAGAACGCCTCAGCGTCGTCGGATCGGTCCTTCTCTTTGCTGCGACGATTAGCTGCGGCGGAGAAAAAAAGGTCATCAGCATCGACGGATCGAGCACGGTGTACCCCATCACACAGGCCGTGGCCGAAGAGTTTCAAAAAGCGAACAAGAACATCAACGTAACGGTCGGAATTTCCGGCACGGGCGGCGGGTTCAAAAAGTTCTGCGTCGGCGAGACGCACATCTCTGACGCATCGCGTCCGATCAAGAAATCCGAGATCGAGAAATGCGAAGAGAAAAAGATTGAATACATCGAGCTGCCCGTCGCCTATGACGGACTGTCCATCGTCGTTGCGAAAGAAAACGACTTCGTTCAGGACATCACCGTCGACGAACTGAAAAAAGCTTTCGGTGACGCCAATGTAAAAACCTGGAAAGACATCCGCGCCAGCTGGCCGGCCGAGCCTCTGAAGGTGTATTCGCCGGGTCAGGATTCGGGAACCTTCGACTATTTCGCCGAAGTGATCCTCGGTAAAGACGTAAAGGTACGCGGTGACGCCGTATTCAGCGAAGACGACAACGTACTTGTAAAAGGCGTTTCGGGCGATAAAGGAGCCGTCGGTTTCTTCGGCGTCGCTTACTACGAAGAGAACCAGGCGACTCTGCGTGCCGTTCCTGTCGTAAACCCGAAGTCGAAAAAGGCCGAGCTGCCCACTCTTGAGAACGTCATGAGCGGAGCCTATGCGCCTCTTTCACGACCGATCTTCATCTATGTGGCAAAAACCGCCTCTGAAAAAGAAGAGATCAAGAATTTCATCAACTTCTACTTCGACAACGCGCCGACGCTCGTCAAGCAGGTAGGATACATTCCTCTGAAGCCCGAAGAATACACCCTGCTCAAAACCTATTTCGATTCTGGCAAGGTCGGTTCGCCGGCCGCCGATACGCATGGCGGACAGCTGGAGATCCTGAATCTCTACAAATAA